The DNA sequence aaaattgttcacTTTTTGTTCatctgataaaataatttgaaataaattcattaacaTGAACAATCTAAAAAAAGCGTCAAAAACTTCAAGTGAGCGTTTTTAGTTTCACGCGCCGCCATGTTGGATCATGGCAGCCATGTTAAAGAACGTaagtaacaaaaatttacGACTCAAAGCCTCTAgctaatattttacaaatagtACGAGAATtatgaattcaaaaattaattacttatatgTTTTTAATGAAGTAGTAATTTGAATACCAATATCaccttgtttaattttaacaacatGCTCTGAACAATTAATCAATCCGTTTCCTTCAATAATTTGATCTTCTAACCTACTTATCACTTGAGCAATGCCTCCCTAAAAATTACATtcaacataaattaaaaatagaaagttttgattcaataagttatacttacttcaataaaaaatcttgtgTTGTTGTTGAATAAATACTTCAGCCGTCGAAAAAATCCGCCAGAATTATTCAACATAACAAACAGCCATAAACAAGATACTTTTTTCAGATTATTAACACCGCAAATTGCTGAAATGTAACTACGACAAATGGATCTAGCACTTGAAGAAAAAACCAAATTGTCGATGTAATCACTAACGCTTAAGCTAGCTAAATATTTGGCATCATCATCTTTTGTATAGTCTTCAAAATCTGGTTTCTTACAACATATTTCAATCTTttcatgaaataataaataaaaatagtttttaatttataactcaaataaaaattattaaagtagaaAGTAGTGtaccgatttaaaaaaataacagacttgtgaagaaataattgaagaaTCTTCATgaatattaactaattttctttttttcattcGCAGAATCATTTTCTCAAAATCACTTTTTCGTCCATTAATTACTGCTATGTTCAGATTGTCaagtaaatttgtaaaatttttttggaattcaTGGCCGTAGAatccattaatatttttacagcGGCCTCCAACTTTATCTATTtgaggtaaaaaataattattatctttttttttaattttgatatcataaacctttgaataaaatatgaaCATAACCTTGACTTTCGATAATCAACACAGAAAGATTGACATTTTTGTTCAATAAATAGTATCCAGCTGTCAATCCCGTCAATCCACCACCAATGATAATTATGTCATAATTATTCTCACCATCAAAAATAACGTCATTGGATTCTTCCATTAAGTATAAGAACAATAAAACTATATTTGCTTCTAACAAGATCTGGGAAAATTaggttataaatttataaaatattgaacttGCTTGCACATGCgccataaattatttgtatctTCATATTCAAACaccacaatatttatttattttttttttttacgagcaataagaaattacaatttatagtaattaaattatctattcaaatcactttgttaaataaaaacacacGCATAATCAcagaaatatattataatgattatttaacGAAGTATGTATAGAATATATCATTAGCAAAAATGATTTCAAATATCAGTAATTAAATCCAATATTTGAAATGttgtattaaaaatagatttcTTTTAGCTCGGAAAAATGTGACAGcagaattaaatattaaaaaatcaactcATTCGGAATTCAATCAGGATTACTGTATACTTCACAACCGTATCCAACAACTGTGAACAAATTATGAATatcaaaagtttgaaaaataagtttttcactattttaattatatcatgCTAAAAGatattagaaattaattttaatttaaacttatcGTGAGTAACAGAGTAACATCTGTGTTTATGAAATTACAAACGCAGCATTCCAATTGTCGGTGTAACAAAGTCCATGAAAAATCACACAgctgaaattattaatttttatcagtaaaCGTACACAATCTACTcggaaaaaaatctttatatatatatatatatatatatatatataaaattggaGGTGTGTGTCCCTATATTTCACTTTGCAGCCAAAACTATGCATCGCAGACGAATAGTGTTTATCTGTGGCAATAAGTACAAGGTTCCCATCGTGCACTATGGTGGTTGCAAGTCGATAATTATAAGGGTGTAAAAGATACAGGGGTTGAAAGATGTCAACTTTAAGAATGTGAGACTATCATTAGTCTGAAATAGTCTGGATTGTTCTGGAATGATCTAGAAAGCTTTAATATGTATATCAATGTTCTGATTGATCGAAattgttctagaaaattctagaatgatccagaaatttctagaatgATCTGGGAAGTTTTAAATTCTACGTTTAGATACTGATCAATtgagaatgttctagaaaatttttaaatgatcggggaagttataaaattgacatttagattCTAAACGAATGAGGATGTTCTAGAGAATTCAAGAATGATCCAGAAATGTCTAAAATGATCTGGGAAATTCTAGAATTAAATGGGGAGTTCTAAAATCTACATTTAGATTCTAATCAAATGAGAATGTCCTAGAATATTCTAAAATGATCTAGGAAGTtctaaaatctaagtttagatTCTGATCGCATGAGAAAGttctagaaatttctagaatgatctgggaaattctagaatgatataggaagttttaaaatctacgtttagattctgatcaaatgagaatgttctagaaGTTTCTAAAATGATTTAGGAAGttataaaatctaagtttagatTCTAATTGCATGAGAAAGTTCTataaaattctagaatgatctaagaagttctaaaatcattggggaagttctaaaatctacgtttagattctgatcaAATGAGAATGTactagaaaattctagaataatctagaaatttctagaatgatctg is a window from the Cotesia glomerata isolate CgM1 unplaced genomic scaffold, MPM_Cglom_v2.3 scaffold_15, whole genome shotgun sequence genome containing:
- the LOC123273869 gene encoding amine oxidase [flavin-containing] B-like isoform X1; this translates as MEESNDVIFDGENNYDIIIIGGGLTGLTAGYYLLNKNVNLSVLIIESQDKVGGRCKNINGFYGHEFQKNFTNLLDNLNIAVINGRKSDFEKMILRMKKRKLVNIHEDSSIISSQVCYFFKSIEICCKKPDFEDYTKDDDAKYLASLSVSDYIDNLVFSSSARSICRSYISAICGVNNLKKVSCLWLFVMLNNSGGFFRRLKYLFNNNTRFFIEGGIAQVISRLEDQIIEGNGLINCSEHVVKIKQGDIGIQITTSLKTYKCNYVVIAVPPPESSNIIIESMNYDKNLLKFIKIQSLFVSEPSVYFEITYKSPFWASNYSGSVMTILSKKLNLKFCYDASQEDSNLLAGFINHPEASFFGKMNLFQALNQSFCTDEADNYLHYCEMNCTTNILKPCSVANHHNPLTNPTQKIYFAASEYSKSYPGTAEGAIAAGEHVACLLLYYARPQALEVSEILKYIPQKDCLQKKKCTQFKYIHSILFFTNIAILLTLLWKTYSSKK
- the LOC123273869 gene encoding probable flavin-containing monoamine oxidase A isoform X2 — encoded protein: MEESNDVIFDGENNYDIIIIGGGLTGLTAGYYLLNKNVNLSVLIIESQDKVGGRCKNINGFYGHEFQKNFTNLLDNLNIAVINGRKSDFEKMILRMKKRKLVNIHEDSSIISSQVCYFFKSIEICCKKPDFEDYTKDDDAKYLASLSVSDYIDNLVFSSSARSICRSYISAICGVNNLKKVSCLWLFVMLNNSGGFFRRLKYLFNNNTRFFIEGGIAQVISRLEDQIIEGNGLINCSEHVVKIKQGDIGIQITTSLKTYKCNYVVIAVPPPESSNIIIESMNYDKNLLKFIKIQSLFVSEPSVYFEITYKSPFWASNYSGSVMTILSKKLNLKFCYDASQEDSNLLAGFINHPEASFFGKMNLFQALNQSFCTDEADNYLHYCEMNCTTNILKPCSVANHHNPLTNPTQN